One Pseudochaenichthys georgianus unplaced genomic scaffold, fPseGeo1.2 scaffold_2002_arrow_ctg1, whole genome shotgun sequence DNA segment encodes these proteins:
- the smim36 gene encoding small integral membrane protein 36 produces MGFMEFYLEIDPVTLNLIILVASYVILLLVFLISCILYDCRGKDPTKEYAPDNTPPPPPSQSPIRLVVMQNSPASSRYEPNNTPASHSEMQTPDLSRERAEREKRSTLV; encoded by the coding sequence ATGGGTTTTATGGAATTCTACCTGGAGATTGACCCGGTGACCCTGAACCTCATCATCCTGGTGGCCAGTTATGTCATCCTGCTGCTCGTCTTCCTCATTTCCTGCATCCTGTACGACTGCCGGGGGAAAGACCCCACCAAGGAGTACGCTCCCGACAAcacgccgccgccgccgcccagCCAGTCTCCGATCCGCCTGGTCGTCATGCAGAACTCGCCGGCCTCGTCGCGGTACGAGCCCAACAACACGCCGGCGAGCCACAGCGAGATGCAGACGCCGGACCTGAGCCGCGAGCGCGCCGAGCGCGAGAAGAGGAGCACTCTGGTCTGA